Proteins encoded within one genomic window of Cucumis sativus cultivar 9930 chromosome 3, Cucumber_9930_V3, whole genome shotgun sequence:
- the LOC101207516 gene encoding senescence-associated protein AAF, chlorolplastic isoform X4 — MALTAIKVSSSPVVTKKVKVSSHRQRNSYGKPWSFTLSRRPAVLCFSTGTDHRETEECFRPYDSSAGLRCAQTGDDEDDQPTFCKRTIKSNPGIVEACRFAYNDAKFVNERARNDIVLLSRGIMRLNARARQDVAILGSEFLKLDARAREDTETIDRNVKRKAERLRRIATTLREKAQSSLKNAADEHWSDGALEADLRLADFRAKQRAMEDALMALEFVKNIHDMMVRKMYNFPQSNQSGFPIANDMMDRIKLKKNGKSLDFLTGELSTDRISAIQEIYWSMASALSEADGIDYTDPEELELLIRTLMDLDAMDGKSSVSLLAECSSSPDENTRQALANALAAAPSMWTLGNAGMGALQRLAEDNNPAIAAAASNAIKELKKQWEIGEGDSWSFTVNQKATMEGSEADDDEGNADPS; from the exons ATGGCATTAACTGCAATCAAGGTTTCAAGCAGCCCAGTTGTGACCA AAAAAGTCAAAGTCTCTAGTCATCGGCAGCGGAATTCTTATGGAAAACCTTGGAGCTTTACCCTGTCACGCAGACCTGCTGTGTTATGTTTCTCAACTGGGACGGATCATAGAGAAACTGAAGAGTGTTTTAGGCCTTATGATAGTTCTGCAGGTTTAAGATG TGCCCAAACTggagatgatgaagatgatcaGCCAACCTTTTGTAAAAGAACCATTAAATCCAACCCTGGAATAGTTGAAGCCTGTCGATTTGCATACAACGAtgcaaaatttgtaaatgaaaGGGCTCGCAATGACATCGTATTGCTTTCTCG CGGCATAATGAGACTGAATGCACGTGCACGTCAAGATGTTGCTATCCTTGGATCTGAGTTTCTTAAGCTTGATG ctCGAGCTAGAGAGGATACAGAGACAATTGACCGTAATGTGAAGAGAAAAGCTGAGCGACTGCGACGTATTGCTACG ACTTTGAGAGAGAAGGCTCAGTCTAGTCTGAAAAATGCTGCAGATGAGCATTGGAGTGATGGAGCTTTAGAG GCTGATTTGCGCTTGGCTGATTTCCGTGCTAAACAGCGGGCAATGGAAGATGCCCTGATGGCTTTGGAG TTTGTCAAAAATATTCATGATATGATGGTGAGAAAGATGTACAACTT TCCTCAGTCAAATCAATCTGGTTTTCCAATTGCCAATGACATGATGGACcgtataaaactaaaaaaaaatgggaagaGTCTAGATTTCTTAACCGGTGAACTATCAACCGATCGCATTTCTGCTATTCAG GAAATCTATTGGAGTATGGCCTCTGCCCTTTCTGAAGCTGATGGAATTGATTATACTGATCCAGAAGAG CTTGAGCTGTTGATTAGAACTCTTATGGATCTTGATGCAATGGATGGCAAAAGTAGTGTATCACTGCTTGCAGAATGTTCGAGTTCTCCAGATGAAAATACTAG ACAAGCACTGGCCAATGCTCTAGCAGCAGCCCCATCCATGTGGACTCTTGGAAATGCAGGCATGGGAGCATTGCAG AGACTGGCAGAAGATAATAACCCAGCAATTGCTGCAGCAGCATCCAATGCCATCAAGGAGCTGAAGAAACAGTGGGAAATAGGAGAAGGAGATAGCTGGAGCTTTACAGTGAATCAAAAGGCTACCATGGAAGGCAGTGAAGCTGATGATGATGAGGGTAATGCAGATCCATCATGA
- the LOC101207516 gene encoding senescence-associated protein AAF, chlorolplastic isoform X3 — translation MQENVVQDNHKVHPFYSLIPMALTAIKVSSSPVVTKKVKVSSHRQRNSYGKPWSFTLSRRPAVLCFSTGTDHRETEECFRPYDSSAGLRCAQTGDDEDDQPTFCKRTIKSNPGIVEACRFAYNDAKFVNERARNDIVLLSRGIMRLNARARQDVAILGSEFLKLDARAREDTETIDRNVKRKAERLRRIATTLREKAQSSLKNAADEHWSDGALEADLRLADFRAKQRAMEDALMALEFVKNIHDMMVRKMYNFPQSNQSGFPIANDMMDRIKLKKNGKSLDFLTGELSTDRISAIQEIYWSMASALSEADGIDYTDPEELELLIRTLMDLDAMDGKSSVSLLAECSSSPDENTRQALANALAAAPSMWTLGNAGMGALQRLAEDNNPAIAAAASNAIKELKKQWEIGEGDSWSFTVNQKATMEGSEADDDEGNADPS, via the exons ATGCAAGAAAATGTGGTCCAGGATAACCACAAG GTTCATCCCTTTTACTCATTGATCCCCATGGCATTAACTGCAATCAAGGTTTCAAGCAGCCCAGTTGTGACCA AAAAAGTCAAAGTCTCTAGTCATCGGCAGCGGAATTCTTATGGAAAACCTTGGAGCTTTACCCTGTCACGCAGACCTGCTGTGTTATGTTTCTCAACTGGGACGGATCATAGAGAAACTGAAGAGTGTTTTAGGCCTTATGATAGTTCTGCAGGTTTAAGATG TGCCCAAACTggagatgatgaagatgatcaGCCAACCTTTTGTAAAAGAACCATTAAATCCAACCCTGGAATAGTTGAAGCCTGTCGATTTGCATACAACGAtgcaaaatttgtaaatgaaaGGGCTCGCAATGACATCGTATTGCTTTCTCG CGGCATAATGAGACTGAATGCACGTGCACGTCAAGATGTTGCTATCCTTGGATCTGAGTTTCTTAAGCTTGATG ctCGAGCTAGAGAGGATACAGAGACAATTGACCGTAATGTGAAGAGAAAAGCTGAGCGACTGCGACGTATTGCTACG ACTTTGAGAGAGAAGGCTCAGTCTAGTCTGAAAAATGCTGCAGATGAGCATTGGAGTGATGGAGCTTTAGAG GCTGATTTGCGCTTGGCTGATTTCCGTGCTAAACAGCGGGCAATGGAAGATGCCCTGATGGCTTTGGAG TTTGTCAAAAATATTCATGATATGATGGTGAGAAAGATGTACAACTT TCCTCAGTCAAATCAATCTGGTTTTCCAATTGCCAATGACATGATGGACcgtataaaactaaaaaaaaatgggaagaGTCTAGATTTCTTAACCGGTGAACTATCAACCGATCGCATTTCTGCTATTCAG GAAATCTATTGGAGTATGGCCTCTGCCCTTTCTGAAGCTGATGGAATTGATTATACTGATCCAGAAGAG CTTGAGCTGTTGATTAGAACTCTTATGGATCTTGATGCAATGGATGGCAAAAGTAGTGTATCACTGCTTGCAGAATGTTCGAGTTCTCCAGATGAAAATACTAG ACAAGCACTGGCCAATGCTCTAGCAGCAGCCCCATCCATGTGGACTCTTGGAAATGCAGGCATGGGAGCATTGCAG AGACTGGCAGAAGATAATAACCCAGCAATTGCTGCAGCAGCATCCAATGCCATCAAGGAGCTGAAGAAACAGTGGGAAATAGGAGAAGGAGATAGCTGGAGCTTTACAGTGAATCAAAAGGCTACCATGGAAGGCAGTGAAGCTGATGATGATGAGGGTAATGCAGATCCATCATGA
- the LOC101207516 gene encoding senescence-associated protein AAF, chlorolplastic isoform X1 produces the protein MQENVVQDNHKVHPFYSLIPMALTAIKVSSSPVVTSKAIVSNSYGVFSSLSKSEREKLNPSSCRVDIGELHGCLLTEKVKVSSHRQRNSYGKPWSFTLSRRPAVLCFSTGTDHRETEECFRPYDSSAGLRCAQTGDDEDDQPTFCKRTIKSNPGIVEACRFAYNDAKFVNERARNDIVLLSRGIMRLNARARQDVAILGSEFLKLDARAREDTETIDRNVKRKAERLRRIATTLREKAQSSLKNAADEHWSDGALEADLRLADFRAKQRAMEDALMALEFVKNIHDMMVRKMYNFPQSNQSGFPIANDMMDRIKLKKNGKSLDFLTGELSTDRISAIQEIYWSMASALSEADGIDYTDPEELELLIRTLMDLDAMDGKSSVSLLAECSSSPDENTRQALANALAAAPSMWTLGNAGMGALQRLAEDNNPAIAAAASNAIKELKKQWEIGEGDSWSFTVNQKATMEGSEADDDEGNADPS, from the exons ATGCAAGAAAATGTGGTCCAGGATAACCACAAG GTTCATCCCTTTTACTCATTGATCCCCATGGCATTAACTGCAATCAAGGTTTCAAGCAGCCCAGTTGTGACCAGTAAGGCAATTGTATCTAATTCTTATggagttttttcttctttatccAAGTCAGAACgtgaaaaattaaatccatCAAGCTGTAGAGTTGACATCGGGGAGCTCCATGGATGTCTCTTGACAGAAAAAGTCAAAGTCTCTAGTCATCGGCAGCGGAATTCTTATGGAAAACCTTGGAGCTTTACCCTGTCACGCAGACCTGCTGTGTTATGTTTCTCAACTGGGACGGATCATAGAGAAACTGAAGAGTGTTTTAGGCCTTATGATAGTTCTGCAGGTTTAAGATG TGCCCAAACTggagatgatgaagatgatcaGCCAACCTTTTGTAAAAGAACCATTAAATCCAACCCTGGAATAGTTGAAGCCTGTCGATTTGCATACAACGAtgcaaaatttgtaaatgaaaGGGCTCGCAATGACATCGTATTGCTTTCTCG CGGCATAATGAGACTGAATGCACGTGCACGTCAAGATGTTGCTATCCTTGGATCTGAGTTTCTTAAGCTTGATG ctCGAGCTAGAGAGGATACAGAGACAATTGACCGTAATGTGAAGAGAAAAGCTGAGCGACTGCGACGTATTGCTACG ACTTTGAGAGAGAAGGCTCAGTCTAGTCTGAAAAATGCTGCAGATGAGCATTGGAGTGATGGAGCTTTAGAG GCTGATTTGCGCTTGGCTGATTTCCGTGCTAAACAGCGGGCAATGGAAGATGCCCTGATGGCTTTGGAG TTTGTCAAAAATATTCATGATATGATGGTGAGAAAGATGTACAACTT TCCTCAGTCAAATCAATCTGGTTTTCCAATTGCCAATGACATGATGGACcgtataaaactaaaaaaaaatgggaagaGTCTAGATTTCTTAACCGGTGAACTATCAACCGATCGCATTTCTGCTATTCAG GAAATCTATTGGAGTATGGCCTCTGCCCTTTCTGAAGCTGATGGAATTGATTATACTGATCCAGAAGAG CTTGAGCTGTTGATTAGAACTCTTATGGATCTTGATGCAATGGATGGCAAAAGTAGTGTATCACTGCTTGCAGAATGTTCGAGTTCTCCAGATGAAAATACTAG ACAAGCACTGGCCAATGCTCTAGCAGCAGCCCCATCCATGTGGACTCTTGGAAATGCAGGCATGGGAGCATTGCAG AGACTGGCAGAAGATAATAACCCAGCAATTGCTGCAGCAGCATCCAATGCCATCAAGGAGCTGAAGAAACAGTGGGAAATAGGAGAAGGAGATAGCTGGAGCTTTACAGTGAATCAAAAGGCTACCATGGAAGGCAGTGAAGCTGATGATGATGAGGGTAATGCAGATCCATCATGA
- the LOC101207516 gene encoding senescence-associated protein AAF, chlorolplastic isoform X2 has protein sequence MALTAIKVSSSPVVTSKAIVSNSYGVFSSLSKSEREKLNPSSCRVDIGELHGCLLTEKVKVSSHRQRNSYGKPWSFTLSRRPAVLCFSTGTDHRETEECFRPYDSSAGLRCAQTGDDEDDQPTFCKRTIKSNPGIVEACRFAYNDAKFVNERARNDIVLLSRGIMRLNARARQDVAILGSEFLKLDARAREDTETIDRNVKRKAERLRRIATTLREKAQSSLKNAADEHWSDGALEADLRLADFRAKQRAMEDALMALEFVKNIHDMMVRKMYNFPQSNQSGFPIANDMMDRIKLKKNGKSLDFLTGELSTDRISAIQEIYWSMASALSEADGIDYTDPEELELLIRTLMDLDAMDGKSSVSLLAECSSSPDENTRQALANALAAAPSMWTLGNAGMGALQRLAEDNNPAIAAAASNAIKELKKQWEIGEGDSWSFTVNQKATMEGSEADDDEGNADPS, from the exons ATGGCATTAACTGCAATCAAGGTTTCAAGCAGCCCAGTTGTGACCAGTAAGGCAATTGTATCTAATTCTTATggagttttttcttctttatccAAGTCAGAACgtgaaaaattaaatccatCAAGCTGTAGAGTTGACATCGGGGAGCTCCATGGATGTCTCTTGACAGAAAAAGTCAAAGTCTCTAGTCATCGGCAGCGGAATTCTTATGGAAAACCTTGGAGCTTTACCCTGTCACGCAGACCTGCTGTGTTATGTTTCTCAACTGGGACGGATCATAGAGAAACTGAAGAGTGTTTTAGGCCTTATGATAGTTCTGCAGGTTTAAGATG TGCCCAAACTggagatgatgaagatgatcaGCCAACCTTTTGTAAAAGAACCATTAAATCCAACCCTGGAATAGTTGAAGCCTGTCGATTTGCATACAACGAtgcaaaatttgtaaatgaaaGGGCTCGCAATGACATCGTATTGCTTTCTCG CGGCATAATGAGACTGAATGCACGTGCACGTCAAGATGTTGCTATCCTTGGATCTGAGTTTCTTAAGCTTGATG ctCGAGCTAGAGAGGATACAGAGACAATTGACCGTAATGTGAAGAGAAAAGCTGAGCGACTGCGACGTATTGCTACG ACTTTGAGAGAGAAGGCTCAGTCTAGTCTGAAAAATGCTGCAGATGAGCATTGGAGTGATGGAGCTTTAGAG GCTGATTTGCGCTTGGCTGATTTCCGTGCTAAACAGCGGGCAATGGAAGATGCCCTGATGGCTTTGGAG TTTGTCAAAAATATTCATGATATGATGGTGAGAAAGATGTACAACTT TCCTCAGTCAAATCAATCTGGTTTTCCAATTGCCAATGACATGATGGACcgtataaaactaaaaaaaaatgggaagaGTCTAGATTTCTTAACCGGTGAACTATCAACCGATCGCATTTCTGCTATTCAG GAAATCTATTGGAGTATGGCCTCTGCCCTTTCTGAAGCTGATGGAATTGATTATACTGATCCAGAAGAG CTTGAGCTGTTGATTAGAACTCTTATGGATCTTGATGCAATGGATGGCAAAAGTAGTGTATCACTGCTTGCAGAATGTTCGAGTTCTCCAGATGAAAATACTAG ACAAGCACTGGCCAATGCTCTAGCAGCAGCCCCATCCATGTGGACTCTTGGAAATGCAGGCATGGGAGCATTGCAG AGACTGGCAGAAGATAATAACCCAGCAATTGCTGCAGCAGCATCCAATGCCATCAAGGAGCTGAAGAAACAGTGGGAAATAGGAGAAGGAGATAGCTGGAGCTTTACAGTGAATCAAAAGGCTACCATGGAAGGCAGTGAAGCTGATGATGATGAGGGTAATGCAGATCCATCATGA